A genomic window from Oceanobacillus timonensis includes:
- the allB gene encoding allantoinase AllB, producing MNFDAIIKNGFVILENGEQEVEVGMKDGKIAAIGNDLGTDGKIIDAKGAIVAPGMVDAHVHITEPGGGYRDEWEGYDTGTRASAKGGVTTIIEMPLNQVPATVDRESIQKKYEAGEGKLSVDVASYGGLVPFNLNGGIQELDENGVVAYKCFLGSCGDRSIQGDFMNVDDYSLYEGMKQIAKTGKILSVHAENAPITDKLGEIAAENGETSLRAYVDSRPVFTEVEPIRKIILFAKETGCRVHIVHVACEEGVNEIVKAQQEGVDITCETCTHYLYFYKEELDDIGPVVKCSPPIREHSRLEGMWHRVFNGDISFVTSDHSPCTPDLKDTDNAFEAWGGISGVQNNVDVLFDEAVQKRHMSLSQFADIIAANPAKRFNLETKGSITVGKDADFVFIKKNAPYEVKAEDLAYRNKISPYVGREIGVQVVKTILRGIEIYDQEKGITDEKTGKFLI from the coding sequence ATGAATTTTGATGCAATTATCAAAAACGGATTTGTCATTCTGGAAAATGGAGAACAAGAAGTCGAAGTAGGAATGAAAGACGGTAAAATTGCGGCAATCGGTAATGATTTAGGTACAGATGGAAAAATAATTGATGCAAAGGGAGCTATTGTAGCGCCAGGTATGGTTGATGCGCATGTGCATATCACGGAACCGGGCGGCGGCTATCGAGATGAATGGGAAGGGTATGATACAGGAACCCGTGCCTCTGCTAAAGGCGGTGTCACAACGATCATTGAAATGCCTTTAAATCAAGTGCCGGCTACAGTTGATAGGGAGTCCATCCAGAAAAAGTATGAAGCCGGGGAAGGAAAATTATCTGTCGATGTTGCCAGTTATGGCGGATTAGTACCATTTAATTTAAATGGCGGTATTCAAGAATTAGATGAAAATGGCGTTGTTGCTTATAAATGTTTCCTAGGATCATGCGGTGATCGTTCGATACAAGGCGACTTCATGAACGTAGATGATTATTCTCTGTATGAAGGTATGAAACAAATTGCAAAAACAGGTAAAATATTATCGGTTCATGCTGAAAATGCTCCAATTACAGACAAATTGGGAGAAATAGCAGCTGAAAATGGGGAAACTTCTTTACGTGCTTATGTAGATTCCCGTCCTGTATTTACGGAAGTAGAACCAATCAGAAAAATCATTTTGTTTGCTAAAGAAACAGGGTGTCGTGTACACATTGTTCATGTAGCTTGTGAAGAAGGGGTCAATGAAATTGTAAAAGCGCAGCAGGAAGGTGTTGATATCACTTGTGAAACCTGTACGCATTATTTATATTTTTACAAAGAAGAATTGGACGATATCGGCCCTGTTGTAAAATGCTCTCCGCCAATTCGTGAGCACTCACGTCTAGAAGGAATGTGGCATCGAGTATTTAACGGAGACATTTCATTTGTTACATCAGATCATTCACCCTGCACACCAGATTTAAAAGATACTGATAATGCATTTGAAGCTTGGGGAGGTATCTCCGGGGTACAAAACAATGTGGATGTTTTATTTGATGAAGCGGTACAAAAGCGTCATATGTCTTTAAGCCAATTTGCAGACATTATTGCTGCGAATCCTGCGAAACGTTTTAACCTGGAAACGAAAGGAAGTATCACCGTAGGAAAAGATGCGGACTTCGTATTTATCAAGAAAAATGCTCCATACGAAGTAAAAGCGGAGGACTTGGCCTATCGAAACAAAATCAGCCCATATGTCGGCCGTGAAATTGGTGTACAGGTAGTAAAAACGATTCTTCGCGGCATTGAAATTTATGATCAGGAAAAAGGAATTACCGATGAAAAAACAGGGAAATTCCTGATTTGA
- the allW gene encoding allantoin permease produces MLEQGQGTQRDPSFFEKRGYNKDIMPKSVEQRNTSAFNFFTLWMGAVHNIPNYTAVGGFLLLGLSPFQVMISLVISSFIIALLLVVNGYAGSKYGIPFAMHLRHTYGDIGAKLPGVLRGVVAGIAWFGLQTFAGSQALLILINKLFPGFSEIGNGTTILGITIPGLIAFLLFWAVNFAIGIGGGDTLNKFTAILNPMIYIVFGGMAIWGVNAGGGLGNIMSYELTADGGILYPTILAFILVFNSLLGVWAAPGASVSDFTQKAKSTRTQIIGQISGIVVAHALFAFSSVTILIGGSIYLGQQEWNILNIINQWDSTWTIFFATAVLLLTTISTNATSNIIPAAYQLSALFPKKINYYRGVWIASIASIVIMPWKMMENSDSIFLFLNMIGAILGPVAGVMIVHFFFISKCRMDLDELYFDMNSNEKPKVRINIQAYIATIVGVAVSLLGFIPGFQAILDFSWFIGFFVAGILLLLLNTLKK; encoded by the coding sequence ATGCTTGAACAAGGCCAAGGTACGCAACGTGATCCTTCATTTTTTGAAAAGCGTGGCTATAATAAGGATATCATGCCGAAGTCCGTTGAACAAAGAAATACATCTGCATTTAACTTCTTTACATTGTGGATGGGTGCTGTGCATAATATTCCGAATTATACGGCAGTAGGCGGATTTTTACTTCTGGGACTATCACCGTTTCAAGTAATGATTTCTCTTGTTATAAGTTCCTTTATTATTGCCTTATTACTTGTTGTCAATGGCTACGCCGGTTCAAAATACGGTATTCCATTTGCTATGCATTTAAGGCACACTTATGGTGATATTGGTGCCAAACTGCCAGGTGTTTTACGTGGTGTTGTGGCCGGAATTGCCTGGTTTGGATTACAAACGTTTGCCGGATCACAAGCTTTATTGATTTTGATAAATAAACTATTTCCCGGGTTTAGTGAGATTGGGAATGGTACGACCATTTTAGGTATTACGATCCCTGGGTTAATTGCCTTTTTGTTATTTTGGGCTGTTAACTTTGCCATCGGAATTGGTGGCGGGGATACATTAAATAAATTTACTGCTATCTTAAATCCAATGATTTATATTGTTTTTGGAGGAATGGCGATTTGGGGAGTAAACGCCGGCGGTGGACTCGGTAATATCATGAGCTATGAATTAACTGCAGATGGCGGTATTTTATATCCGACCATTTTAGCATTTATTTTGGTGTTTAACTCCTTGCTTGGCGTTTGGGCTGCTCCGGGAGCAAGCGTTTCCGATTTTACACAAAAAGCGAAATCGACCAGAACACAGATTATCGGACAAATTTCCGGTATTGTTGTTGCTCACGCTTTATTTGCTTTTTCAAGTGTAACCATTTTAATTGGCGGATCGATTTACCTGGGACAGCAGGAGTGGAATATACTGAACATTATCAACCAGTGGGATAGTACTTGGACGATTTTCTTTGCGACAGCAGTTCTTCTGTTGACAACCATCTCGACCAATGCAACAAGTAACATTATTCCTGCAGCTTATCAATTAAGCGCATTATTTCCAAAGAAAATTAATTACTACCGCGGTGTATGGATTGCATCCATTGCAAGTATTGTCATTATGCCGTGGAAAATGATGGAGAACAGCGATAGTATCTTTCTGTTTTTAAATATGATTGGTGCGATCCTCGGACCGGTTGCAGGAGTTATGATTGTCCATTTCTTCTTTATCTCGAAATGCCGGATGGACCTTGATGAACTATACTTTGACATGAACAGCAATGAAAAGCCGAAAGTGCGCATCAATATACAAGCTTATATTGCAACCATCGTTGGGGTGGCTGTTTCCTTATTAGGTTTTATCCCAGGGTTCCAGGCTATTTTAGATTTTTCATGGTTTATTGGCTTTTTTGTAGCAGGTATTTTACTCTTATTATTAAATACGCTTAAAAAATAG
- a CDS encoding PucR family transcriptional regulator, which yields MTTLKDILSVLQFSDLTLLNEQGDLERTVEMVDITETPDIRDFTTPHSFIVTTGMNYKDNQSGLISLIRELNDIQVAGLGIKLSRFLKKLDDEVIAFANKIQFPIIEIPESWNLGSITHHISSFILDEETEKLHFALDTQQELNDMLIQGLNLDMMIERLSRLIKVPVMLLNPFHEVESVSQHFHQHSELVQKNLNYFRRYLNSEQSNASHKTVFQEDYAIFKVPAFKYFPYYLIISNINMLNYPISLLTIEQAVNILSLEIYKNSKIKEAEQRDTDHFFSSLMSEQPNNLISLTQHTDLLKKYHIQSSDFYQVIICGIDKGKDVENSVYLNELYQMTFEWLTHMFHNIDPTISIYMSTGQRRFTILLQTGHHYYYEYCKYIQKEYQHFFDTTLSFGIGNEVSELSQLPLSFFEANEAYDNKHEKGAHEFIELYKSKSVEELLQLIPANKLKPFIMYTLGSLAYPKTTKGKELKDTLNVYMENQCDLTKTSEEIFIHRNTVKYRIKKCEEILGQSVESPDTSLGIRLALFASEKIML from the coding sequence ATGACAACGTTAAAAGATATATTATCTGTACTTCAATTTTCAGATTTAACATTGCTGAATGAGCAAGGTGATCTCGAACGGACGGTAGAAATGGTTGATATTACAGAAACACCCGATATCAGGGATTTTACCACGCCGCATTCATTTATTGTAACAACTGGGATGAATTATAAAGATAATCAATCCGGACTTATCAGTCTTATCCGTGAATTGAATGATATACAAGTTGCGGGTTTAGGCATCAAATTATCCCGATTTTTAAAAAAATTAGATGATGAAGTTATCGCGTTTGCTAACAAAATACAATTCCCAATCATCGAAATCCCGGAAAGCTGGAACCTCGGCTCGATCACGCACCATATATCGTCATTTATCCTGGATGAAGAAACGGAAAAATTACATTTTGCATTAGATACGCAGCAGGAATTAAATGATATGCTGATTCAGGGATTAAATCTGGATATGATGATTGAACGCTTAAGCAGGCTTATAAAAGTTCCCGTCATGCTGCTTAATCCTTTTCACGAAGTAGAATCCGTGAGCCAGCACTTTCACCAGCACTCTGAATTAGTGCAAAAAAATCTTAATTATTTCAGGAGATATTTGAATTCAGAACAAAGCAACGCAAGTCATAAAACTGTTTTCCAGGAAGATTACGCTATATTTAAAGTTCCCGCATTTAAATACTTTCCATACTATTTAATTATTTCCAATATCAATATGCTCAACTATCCGATTAGCTTATTGACAATCGAACAAGCAGTAAACATACTAAGTCTTGAGATTTACAAAAATAGTAAAATTAAAGAAGCAGAACAGCGGGATACAGATCACTTTTTCTCATCATTGATGTCAGAACAACCAAATAATCTTATTTCGTTGACACAGCATACGGATCTTTTAAAAAAATATCACATCCAATCTTCTGACTTCTATCAAGTAATCATTTGCGGAATCGATAAAGGCAAGGATGTAGAAAACAGTGTCTACTTGAATGAGTTATACCAAATGACATTTGAATGGTTGACGCATATGTTTCATAACATTGATCCCACCATCAGTATATATATGTCAACCGGACAGCGTCGATTTACAATTCTGTTACAGACAGGGCATCACTACTATTACGAATACTGTAAATATATTCAAAAAGAATATCAACATTTCTTTGATACCACACTTTCCTTTGGTATCGGTAATGAAGTTTCCGAACTTTCTCAGCTGCCATTATCTTTTTTCGAAGCAAATGAAGCCTATGATAATAAACATGAAAAAGGCGCGCATGAATTTATAGAGTTGTATAAATCGAAAAGTGTAGAGGAATTATTACAACTTATCCCGGCGAATAAGTTAAAGCCATTTATCATGTATACGCTAGGTTCTTTAGCCTATCCAAAAACAACAAAAGGAAAAGAATTGAAAGATACATTAAATGTCTATATGGAAAACCAATGCGATCTGACAAAGACATCTGAAGAAATTTTCATTCATCGTAATACCGTAAAATACCGCATTAAAAAATGCGAGGAAATACTAGGCCAGTCTGTCGAGTCCCCTGACACATCTTTGGGTATTCGCTTGGCTTTATTCGCCTCAGAGAAAATAATGTTATAA
- a CDS encoding MFS transporter, whose protein sequence is MDKSMKHDPNYYKKIIVALCLGWVAIWIYRTILTPIYPQIQASLGDVSNTQMGLVASVYFFAYTGMQIPSGALVDKFGQKKVLIPAFIVFALAAVIIGTSATIMQVYIGALLAGLSTGSYYGAAFSLSAKHTPKDKKSFANAIINSGSALGMVIGLIGASVLVGGLEIQWNYMLYMTAIIALAVTFVFILFIKQDKATVEEDGEAEDEQEAAPDVGSATNEGLFSLKQLVIYFVYFATCYGYYMIVTWLPSFLVSEKGFEQGSVGYVSALVAVAAVPGALIFTKYIDKNAHQRLPLILFLLIAAAATISLTVFAPNPIVLYIALILYGLLGKLAIDPVLITYVSDSVPGEKVARALTLFNFFGMSSSVIAPALTGYIGDVTGSQVLAFYIATILLALAALLFFLVVMLRQKKTLAN, encoded by the coding sequence ATGGATAAATCAATGAAACATGATCCAAATTATTACAAAAAGATCATTGTGGCATTGTGTTTAGGGTGGGTAGCTATCTGGATATATCGTACAATCCTTACACCAATATATCCACAGATACAAGCATCACTCGGAGATGTCAGCAATACGCAAATGGGACTTGTTGCTTCTGTTTATTTCTTTGCTTATACAGGAATGCAGATTCCTTCAGGAGCACTTGTTGATAAGTTTGGACAGAAAAAGGTGTTAATTCCTGCATTTATCGTTTTTGCTCTAGCCGCAGTTATCATTGGTACGAGTGCAACGATTATGCAAGTATACATCGGTGCTCTGTTAGCGGGACTTTCTACAGGTTCTTATTACGGTGCAGCCTTTTCCTTATCAGCTAAACATACGCCAAAAGATAAGAAAAGCTTTGCTAATGCGATTATAAATAGTGGTTCCGCATTAGGTATGGTTATTGGGTTGATTGGTGCTTCCGTTTTAGTAGGCGGTCTTGAAATTCAATGGAACTATATGCTTTACATGACTGCTATCATTGCGTTGGCTGTAACATTCGTATTTATTTTGTTTATTAAGCAAGATAAAGCAACCGTCGAAGAAGATGGAGAAGCCGAAGATGAACAAGAAGCTGCTCCGGATGTAGGTTCTGCAACAAATGAAGGTTTATTTTCTCTGAAACAATTGGTTATCTATTTTGTTTATTTTGCAACATGTTACGGTTATTACATGATTGTTACCTGGTTACCATCATTCCTTGTTTCCGAAAAAGGATTTGAACAGGGTTCTGTAGGGTATGTATCTGCATTAGTTGCAGTTGCAGCTGTACCAGGTGCCTTGATATTCACAAAATATATCGACAAAAACGCACATCAACGTTTGCCATTAATTTTATTCTTGCTAATTGCAGCAGCGGCAACCATCAGTTTAACTGTATTTGCGCCAAATCCTATCGTGCTTTATATCGCTTTGATTTTATATGGCTTGTTAGGTAAATTGGCAATTGACCCTGTTTTAATCACGTATGTGTCTGATTCTGTACCTGGAGAGAAAGTTGCCAGAGCGTTGACGCTCTTTAACTTCTTCGGTATGAGTTCATCTGTTATTGCTCCAGCATTGACTGGGTATATCGGTGATGTGACTGGATCACAAGTATTGGCATTCTATATTGCGACAATCCTTCTTGCTTTAGCAGCACTGTTATTCTTCTTAGTGGTTATGTTAAGACAGAAAAAAACATTAGCGAACTAA
- a CDS encoding cupin domain-containing protein produces the protein MILKKREREDFNNRIFHWPDIQTFREEAATKQIFYETSHTVGAVWCMRPGQTLPIHSHENADDIWIIIEGTADFYPECGEMVPIKAGDVIVARAGEKHGMTNNSDEDFVMIGIAGPTPIGFIPHNHE, from the coding sequence ATGATATTGAAAAAAAGAGAGCGAGAAGATTTTAACAACCGTATTTTCCATTGGCCGGATATTCAAACTTTCCGAGAAGAAGCAGCGACAAAACAGATTTTCTATGAAACATCTCATACTGTGGGAGCTGTGTGGTGTATGCGCCCCGGGCAGACTTTGCCGATTCATTCGCATGAAAATGCCGATGATATTTGGATTATTATCGAAGGAACCGCTGATTTTTATCCGGAGTGTGGGGAAATGGTTCCAATTAAGGCTGGTGATGTGATTGTTGCACGTGCAGGAGAAAAGCATGGAATGACAAATAACTCAGATGAAGATTTCGTCATGATTGGAATAGCAGGGCCAACACCAATAGGTTTTATTCCACATAACCACGAATAA
- a CDS encoding 2-hydroxyacid dehydrogenase has translation MLVKLLEPLHVSEALIEKLAEPIREKGHEFVYYNQKTTDSAELAKRSEGADIIMIANNPYPAEAMEQNDQLQLINVAFTGVDHVEVPQGSQQNFMICNAAGYANQAVAELTIGLTLDLYRHITRGDKEIRADHFPGSFQGSEIKGKTVGLIGTGKIGMMTARLFNAFGAKLIASDSARKNPEAATLDMEYMELDQLLKQSDIVSLHLPLLPSTKGLISKEKLEQMKETAVLINCARGPIVDNDALAEALNTEKIAGAGIDVFDMEPPISKDYKLLHAKNVILTPHVGFFTDEAMELRANIAFDNTIAFLEGRPQNRIQR, from the coding sequence ATGTTAGTTAAACTATTGGAACCTTTACATGTGTCAGAGGCGCTTATTGAGAAGTTAGCGGAGCCTATTAGAGAGAAAGGGCATGAATTTGTCTATTATAATCAGAAAACAACGGATTCGGCAGAATTAGCAAAGCGCAGTGAGGGTGCAGATATAATTATGATTGCGAATAATCCTTATCCAGCAGAAGCAATGGAACAGAATGATCAATTACAGTTAATCAATGTTGCTTTTACAGGTGTTGACCATGTAGAAGTCCCCCAGGGTAGTCAACAGAATTTTATGATTTGCAATGCAGCAGGTTATGCGAATCAGGCAGTTGCGGAATTAACAATCGGCCTTACATTGGACTTGTATCGCCATATCACCCGCGGTGACAAAGAAATTCGCGCTGATCATTTCCCGGGATCATTTCAAGGCAGCGAAATCAAAGGAAAAACAGTTGGTCTGATTGGAACGGGGAAGATTGGTATGATGACTGCACGTCTGTTCAACGCATTTGGTGCTAAATTAATTGCTTCAGACAGCGCGCGAAAAAATCCCGAAGCAGCAACCTTAGACATGGAATATATGGAATTAGACCAATTATTAAAACAATCGGATATTGTTTCATTGCATTTGCCGTTACTACCAAGCACCAAAGGACTCATCTCCAAAGAAAAATTAGAACAAATGAAAGAAACTGCTGTTCTAATCAATTGTGCACGAGGACCAATTGTTGATAATGATGCATTGGCCGAAGCGTTAAATACGGAGAAAATTGCTGGAGCAGGTATCGATGTATTTGATATGGAACCGCCTATTTCAAAAGACTATAAACTATTACATGCTAAGAATGTCATCTTAACGCCGCACGTTGGTTTCTTCACTGATGAAGCGATGGAATTACGTGCTAACATTGCATTTGATAATACAATTGCATTCCTCGAAGGCCGACCTCAAAATAGGATTCAAAGATAG